In one window of Tellurirhabdus rosea DNA:
- a CDS encoding glycosyltransferase family 2 protein produces the protein MHSLAVVIPTFNRKTYLRTLLDQLLRQEGSDFRLSVVVVVDGSTDGTDELLRTEFPAVHVVPGTGQWWFTRCVNEGIRFARQHLSVDQILVMNDDSELDTSYVSTLLRCYREAGPRSVLGSLSVTRDAPARVTFSGNPRTLRWLMKQDPYVPFMTPYRPAQFTGLHPTQTLNGRGMLLPVAVLDEIGLFDERRFPQYGSDDDMALRAVTAGIPTYVAWEAVVYDHTGMTSAGTVYLRPPLKTFLKSFFNPYSVNSLTKTFHFYRKHGLPLLWPVGFALSLVATVRAYAWKYRRQQPN, from the coding sequence GTGCATTCACTCGCCGTCGTTATCCCGACTTTCAACCGGAAAACCTACCTACGGACGCTTCTGGACCAGCTGCTCCGGCAGGAAGGCAGTGACTTCCGCCTGTCGGTGGTGGTCGTGGTGGACGGGTCTACCGACGGAACGGACGAACTGCTCCGGACCGAGTTCCCGGCGGTGCATGTCGTGCCGGGAACGGGGCAATGGTGGTTCACCCGCTGCGTGAACGAAGGCATTCGCTTCGCCCGTCAGCACCTTTCGGTGGACCAGATTCTGGTCATGAACGATGATTCGGAACTGGACACGTCGTATGTTTCTACCCTGCTGCGCTGTTACCGGGAAGCGGGTCCGCGGTCCGTTCTGGGCAGTCTGTCCGTCACCCGGGACGCTCCGGCACGGGTGACGTTTTCGGGCAATCCGCGGACGCTGCGGTGGCTGATGAAACAGGACCCGTACGTGCCCTTCATGACCCCCTACCGCCCGGCGCAGTTTACGGGCCTGCACCCGACCCAGACCCTGAACGGCCGCGGCATGCTCCTGCCGGTTGCGGTGCTGGATGAAATCGGTCTTTTCGACGAACGACGCTTTCCGCAGTACGGCTCCGACGACGACATGGCCCTGCGCGCCGTGACCGCCGGTATTCCTACCTACGTCGCCTGGGAAGCCGTGGTTTACGACCATACCGGCATGACTTCGGCCGGAACGGTTTACCTGAGGCCGCCGCTGAAGACGTTTCTGAAAAGTTTCTTCAATCCCTACTCGGTCAATTCCCTGACCAAAACGTTTCATTTTTACCGCAAACACGGTCTGCCGCTGCTGTGGCCGGTCGGCTTTGCGCTGAGTCTGGTGGCAACCGTCCGGGCCTACGCCTGGAAATACCGCCGCCAGCAACCGAACTGA
- a CDS encoding glycosyltransferase, whose translation MRYVLLTPQKNEQQYIEQTLRSVCAQTILPKRWIILDDNSTDSSPELIRQYQQQHPWIEFIIMRDFRPDLNSTGGRSGALMNYARELIQDETVDFVVKIDADVAFAPDFFATVFQHFAENPKLGLASGHLRQDGIPETLHDWTGVRGATRIYRRTCFEQIGKFYTMRGEDEIDTFLAQQKGWLTRTLPVPFDHLKPEGIRSPSLVNHFDTGRFKAQIPYRFDFFMLTVLKNVRQKPFVLGAAMQLFAYVKTRWVKAERPFPPELGRHVQQRQWRKMRGVFSRNKSAD comes from the coding sequence ATGCGTTACGTCCTCCTGACTCCCCAGAAAAACGAACAGCAATACATCGAACAGACCCTGCGGTCGGTCTGCGCCCAGACGATTCTGCCGAAACGCTGGATTATCCTGGACGATAACTCGACCGATTCATCACCGGAACTGATCCGGCAATACCAGCAACAACACCCCTGGATTGAATTCATCATCATGCGCGACTTCCGGCCGGACCTGAATTCTACGGGCGGTCGGAGTGGGGCGCTGATGAATTACGCCCGGGAGCTGATTCAGGACGAAACCGTTGACTTTGTGGTCAAGATCGATGCCGACGTGGCGTTTGCCCCGGACTTCTTCGCCACGGTCTTTCAGCATTTTGCAGAAAACCCGAAACTTGGCCTCGCTTCGGGACACTTACGGCAGGACGGCATTCCCGAAACGCTTCACGACTGGACGGGCGTGCGCGGGGCTACACGCATCTACCGGCGGACGTGTTTTGAGCAGATCGGCAAGTTTTACACCATGCGGGGCGAAGACGAAATTGACACGTTTCTGGCTCAGCAGAAAGGCTGGCTCACCCGGACGCTGCCCGTTCCCTTCGACCACCTGAAGCCGGAAGGCATTCGCTCGCCCTCGCTGGTCAATCATTTTGACACGGGCCGCTTCAAAGCCCAGATTCCGTACCGCTTTGACTTCTTTATGCTGACCGTTCTGAAAAATGTCCGGCAGAAACCTTTTGTTCTCGGAGCGGCCATGCAATTGTTCGCCTACGTCAAAACCCGCTGGGTGAAAGCCGAACGGCCTTTTCCGCCCGAACTGGGCCGTCATGTCCAGCAGCGGCAATGGCGGAAAATGAGGGGCGTTTTCTCCCGAAATAAATCCGCAGATTAG
- a CDS encoding M4 family metallopeptidase has product MKAILSTLLLSVAVGAMAQPGPGFGRKMKNASATPGLVQRLKAEETPMPVLPAVPSRNGLLATTTSLQRQPLRLRVVRDTSSNRPVYIENRTPAKPSARAARRSLNATVFDFIGQVKALLSVTNPEQELTISKTETDALGQTHVRLAQRYQGVPVYGSELIAHVENGEVKLLNGSFRVIKNAVVTPSLSLTEASGRALQDVRKESIVRTFGDNILKMKAAEGELCLYPVADETVLAYRLTVRPNLIERWEYVVDAQTGAVLDKINTTCGVDGPVKATGKDLNGVSQTFQTYLIGSTYFLIDGSKSMFDKTASKLPNNGVGALLTLDAGNTYGDNWKVKHNISTSNTNWSATAISAHTNASKAYDYYQSVHKRTSLNGKGGNMLSIINIVEDDGKGMDNAFWNGEYMGYGNGNLYCKPLAGGLDVAGHEMTHGVVEHSANLEYKGQSGALNESFADVFGMMIDRDDWTLGEDVVLKTKYTSGAMRSFANPNQNGKGTLGYQPKHMSEFVETEKDNGGVHANSGIPNHAFYKIATAIGRDKAEKIYYRALTTYLTRTSKFLDCRLAVVRSAGDLFGAGSPEVTAAKQAFDAVGILETTETPEEPAKDLPTNNGQDMILLYGGDAKLYTVEFGKDKFDAKVKAMLKHKPSVTDDGKFAYYVSDDKKIRAINLTGTPQESIISDEAIWDNVAISRDGTKLAALTDEKDKAIWVYSYELKKWKKFGLFNPTSAEGVKTGEVEYADSFEWDPSGEYIIYDAYNKLKSLDGAAIDYWDVGFLRAWDTAKKTFGQGEIEKLFSNLEEGESVGNPSFSKNSPNIITFDYYNATDESYFILAADLREGKLTSVYENNTLGFPGYSRLDDRLIFNTLGEEDRPDVAVVRLKTDKITPDTDAETVYNNASWAVWYSTGTRTQPAKKTQTITFAELKDRYLSSDPVTLTATASSGLPVSFSVVSGPATISGNKLTMKGGGKVVVRATQAGNEQYQAATPVERSFNVQVVTGLEPTWQEAVRVYPNPVVSTLTVEVPAGANVLGISVVSAGGATVSRAAAGQTTLDLSGLTPGTYLLTIQTEKGREVRKIVKR; this is encoded by the coding sequence ATGAAAGCAATTTTATCCACCCTCCTGCTGAGCGTGGCTGTCGGCGCGATGGCGCAGCCGGGGCCGGGTTTTGGCCGGAAAATGAAGAACGCCTCCGCCACGCCGGGGCTGGTCCAGCGCCTGAAGGCCGAAGAAACGCCCATGCCGGTCCTTCCGGCGGTTCCTTCCCGGAACGGCCTGCTGGCTACTACCACCAGCCTGCAGCGGCAGCCGCTGCGTCTCCGGGTCGTGCGGGATACCAGCTCCAACCGGCCCGTCTACATCGAAAACCGGACCCCGGCCAAACCCTCGGCCCGGGCCGCCCGGCGCAGTCTCAACGCCACAGTCTTTGACTTCATCGGACAGGTCAAAGCGCTGCTGTCGGTCACGAATCCGGAGCAGGAGCTGACCATCAGCAAAACGGAAACCGATGCGCTGGGACAAACCCACGTCCGGCTGGCCCAGCGTTACCAGGGCGTGCCGGTGTACGGCAGCGAACTGATTGCGCACGTCGAGAATGGCGAAGTGAAACTGCTGAATGGGTCGTTTCGGGTCATCAAAAACGCGGTTGTCACGCCCTCGCTTTCGCTGACAGAAGCGTCCGGCCGGGCGCTGCAGGACGTTCGGAAGGAATCGATCGTCCGGACGTTTGGTGACAATATATTGAAAATGAAAGCCGCGGAAGGCGAATTGTGCCTGTATCCGGTGGCCGACGAAACGGTGCTGGCCTACCGGCTGACCGTCCGCCCGAACCTGATCGAGCGCTGGGAGTACGTAGTCGATGCCCAAACCGGAGCGGTTCTCGACAAAATCAACACCACCTGCGGCGTCGACGGGCCGGTCAAGGCCACCGGGAAAGACCTTAACGGGGTGAGCCAGACCTTCCAGACGTACCTGATCGGAAGCACTTACTTCCTGATCGACGGCTCCAAGTCCATGTTTGATAAAACGGCTTCCAAACTGCCCAATAACGGCGTGGGGGCCCTGCTGACGCTGGATGCGGGCAATACCTACGGCGACAACTGGAAAGTTAAACACAACATTTCGACCAGCAACACCAACTGGAGCGCCACGGCCATCTCGGCCCATACGAACGCCTCCAAAGCCTACGATTACTACCAGAGTGTGCACAAACGGACTTCGCTGAACGGCAAGGGCGGCAATATGCTGTCCATCATCAACATCGTGGAGGACGACGGTAAAGGCATGGATAACGCGTTCTGGAACGGGGAGTACATGGGCTACGGCAACGGGAACCTCTACTGCAAACCGCTGGCGGGCGGGCTGGACGTGGCCGGGCACGAAATGACGCATGGCGTGGTCGAACATTCGGCCAACCTGGAGTACAAAGGACAGTCCGGCGCGCTGAACGAATCGTTTGCGGATGTCTTCGGAATGATGATCGACCGGGACGACTGGACGCTGGGCGAGGATGTTGTCCTCAAAACCAAATACACCAGCGGCGCCATGCGGAGCTTCGCGAATCCGAACCAGAACGGGAAAGGAACCCTCGGGTATCAGCCCAAACACATGTCGGAGTTTGTCGAAACCGAGAAGGACAACGGGGGCGTGCACGCCAACAGCGGGATTCCCAACCACGCCTTTTACAAAATCGCCACGGCCATCGGCCGGGATAAGGCCGAGAAAATCTACTACCGCGCCCTGACGACGTACCTCACCCGGACGTCCAAATTTCTGGATTGCCGCCTGGCCGTGGTCCGCTCGGCGGGCGACCTCTTTGGGGCCGGCAGCCCGGAGGTGACCGCCGCCAAACAGGCGTTCGACGCGGTGGGTATTCTGGAGACCACCGAAACACCGGAAGAACCGGCCAAAGACCTGCCGACCAACAACGGGCAGGACATGATTCTGCTTTACGGCGGTGACGCCAAACTGTATACGGTGGAGTTCGGCAAAGACAAATTCGACGCCAAAGTGAAGGCCATGCTGAAGCACAAGCCTAGCGTGACCGACGACGGAAAATTTGCCTATTACGTATCCGACGACAAGAAAATACGCGCCATTAACCTGACCGGCACGCCGCAGGAATCGATTATTTCGGACGAAGCCATCTGGGACAACGTCGCCATTTCCCGCGACGGGACCAAACTGGCCGCCCTGACGGATGAAAAGGACAAGGCGATCTGGGTCTACAGCTACGAACTGAAGAAATGGAAGAAATTTGGCCTCTTCAACCCGACTTCGGCCGAAGGTGTCAAAACGGGCGAAGTCGAATATGCCGATTCGTTCGAATGGGACCCGAGCGGGGAGTACATCATCTACGATGCCTACAACAAACTGAAAAGTCTGGATGGGGCGGCGATCGATTACTGGGACGTTGGCTTCCTGCGCGCCTGGGACACCGCGAAGAAAACCTTCGGGCAGGGCGAAATCGAAAAACTGTTCTCCAACCTTGAAGAAGGCGAAAGCGTGGGCAACCCGTCGTTCTCCAAAAATTCGCCGAACATCATCACGTTTGATTATTACAACGCAACCGACGAAAGTTACTTCATTCTGGCCGCCGACCTGCGCGAAGGCAAACTGACGAGTGTTTACGAAAACAACACCCTCGGCTTCCCCGGCTACTCCCGCCTGGACGACCGGCTGATCTTTAACACCTTAGGCGAGGAAGACCGGCCCGATGTGGCGGTGGTACGCCTGAAAACGGACAAAATCACGCCCGATACCGACGCCGAAACGGTGTACAATAACGCTTCCTGGGCCGTCTGGTACAGCACCGGCACCCGGACGCAGCCGGCCAAAAAAACGCAGACCATCACGTTTGCCGAGTTGAAAGACCGCTACCTGAGCAGCGACCCGGTCACGCTGACGGCCACGGCCTCTTCCGGACTGCCGGTAAGCTTCTCGGTGGTCTCCGGTCCGGCAACGATTTCGGGCAATAAACTGACGATGAAAGGAGGCGGAAAAGTGGTCGTGCGGGCCACGCAGGCCGGAAACGAGCAGTACCAGGCGGCCACGCCGGTAGAGCGGTCGTTTAACGTACAGGTGGTGACGGGGCTGGAACCTACCTGGCAGGAGGCCGTCCGGGTGTACCCGAACCCGGTCGTCTCGACCCTGACCGTTGAGGTGCCCGCCGGGGCGAATGTGCTGGGGATCAGCGTGGTAAGTGCCGGAGGGGCAACCGTTTCGCGGGCAGCGGCCGGACAAACGACCCTGGACCTGAGCGGACTAACCCCCGGCACCTACCTGCTGACGATTCAGACCGAAAAAGGCCGCGAAGTGAGAAAGATCGTGAAGCGGTAA